A genomic region of Gossypium hirsutum isolate 1008001.06 chromosome D01, Gossypium_hirsutum_v2.1, whole genome shotgun sequence contains the following coding sequences:
- the LOC121202836 gene encoding interactor of constitutive active ROPs 2, chloroplastic isoform X3, with protein MQTPKARTSSVVVPRKKSPMTPQTARQLKIPGANSGSVSSPNTASKASKDRSPKVTERKALKSPVSEKNGLSQVTELEAQLDQLQGDLKKTKDQLTASESWKRLALQEAEAAKKEVLIMSSKLEESERQLMEISASEDDRVEELRKISKDRDRAWQSELEAVQKHHSMDSAALVSAMNEIQKLKVQLEKVYESESIQTKHAESAHAEIRNMKIELTETLSLVEKLKSELTDCRKSEARGLELVSETRMQLEVANKTIEKLRSDATKETEVYNMLLLELEQSKGRVKSLEGLVSKLQVELVGNGCIKDPEQQNEENEEIKRVKTELNFAKLEISQLRSALDEAEVRYQEEYIKSTLQIRSAYEQVECIKSESSQKEAKLEAELTRTKANVEELRSQNEGLRESELAAELKKLEFDLKELKDNLTVKETELNTITEQNKILKREIESKTKSDEPVVVLLEASKAAERAALMKVGYLTEETDKSNRRAARLTEELESAQAANTEMEAELKRLKVQANQWRKAAEAATAMLSNNGKYSDKTIPFDIAIGSPKWENIDDDDDDDPLKKKNNMLRKIGVLWKKGQK; from the exons ATGCAAACGCCGAAAGCAAG AACAAGCTCGGTGGTAGTGCCTCGGAAAAAATCTCCTATGACACCACAAACTGCTCGACAATTGAAGATACCTGGAGCCAATTCGGGTTCTGTTTCGTCACCAAATACGGCAAGTAAGGCGTCAAAAGACCGAAGTCCTAAGGTTACCGAGCGTAAAGCACTGAAAAGTCCGGTGTCTGAG AAGAATGGACTGAGCCAAGTGACGGAACTTGAAGCACAGCTTGATCAACTCCAAGGTGATTTGAAGAAGACGAAGGATCAACTAACTGCATCTGAGTCATGGAAGAGGTTGGCCTTACAGGAGGCTGAGGCGGCGAAGAAAGAGGTATTGATAATGTCATCTAAGCTCGAAGAATCTGAACGACAATTGATGGAAATTTCTGCTTCTGAGGATGATCGAGTGGAAGAACTCCGTAAAATCTCGAAAGATCGAGATAGAGCATGGCAGTCCGAACTTGAGGCTGTCCAGAAACATCACTCTATGGATTCGGCTGCGTTGGTTTCCGCTATGAACGAAATTCAAAAGCTTAAAGTTCAGCTTGAAAAGGTCTATGAATCTGAATCTATTCAAACGAAGCATGCTGAATCCGCACATGCTGAGATTCggaatatgaaaattgaattaaccGAAACTCTTTCCTTGGTTGAAAAACTCAAGTCCGAGCTCACTGATTGCCGAAAATCTGAAGCACGGGGTCTCGAACTTGTTAGCGAAACCCGAATGCAACTCGAAGTAGCAAATAAAACAATCGAAAAGCTACGTTCCGATGCAACCAAAGAAACCGAAGTTTACAACATGTTACTATTGGAGTTGGAACAATCAAAAGGTAGAGTTAAGTCATTAGAAGGACTTGTTAGTAAGCTACAAGTAGAACTGGTTGGTAATGGCTGCATTAAGGATCCTGAACAACAGAATGAAGAAAATGAGGAGATAAAACGGGTTAAGACCGAGCTTAATTTTGCGAAACTTGAAATCAGTCAATTGAGATCGGCATTGGATGAAGCTGAAGTGAGGTACCAAGAAGAATATATCAAAAGCACATTGCAAATTAGGAGTGCTTATGAACAAGTGGAATGCATAAAATCAGAGTCGTCCCAAAAGGAAGCCAAACTCGAGGCTGAATTAACGAGAACCAAAGCCAATGTTGAAGAATTAAGATCACAAAATGAGGGTCTTCGAGAATCTGAACTTGCAGCGGAGTTGAAGAAGTTAGAGTTTgatttgaaagaattgaaagataACTTGACCGTCAAGGAAACCGAACTGAACACCATAACTGAGCAAAACAAAATTCTCAAAAGGGAAATCGAGAGCAAAACGAAGAGTGATGAACCAGTTGTTGTGTTGTTAGAAGCATCAAAGGCTGCAGAGCGAGCAGCATTGATGAAAGTCGGATATTTAACGGAAGAAACCGATAAGAGTAACCGAAGAGCAGCTCGGTTGACTGAAGAGCTCGAGTCAGCGCAAGCAGCTAACACAGAAATGGAAGCCGAGTTGAAGAGACTTAAAGTACAAGCAAATCAATGGAGAAAAGCAGCTGAAGCAGCTACTGCTATGTTGTCTAACAATGGGAAATATTCAGACAAGACAATACCTTTCGATATAGCTATCGGATCACCGAAGTGGGAAAACATCGATGACGACGATGATGACGATCCATTGAAAAAGAAGAACAATATGTTGAGAAAGATTGGTGTGTTATGGAAGAAAGGTCAAAAATAA
- the LOC121202836 gene encoding interactor of constitutive active ROPs 2, chloroplastic isoform X4, translating into MQTPKARTSSVVVPRKKSPMTPQTARQLKIPGANSGSVSSPNTASKASKDRSPKVTERKALKSPVSENGLSQVTELEAQLDQLQGDLKKTKDQLTASESWKRLALQEAEAAKKEVLIMSSKLEESERQLMEISASEDDRVEELRKISKDRDRAWQSELEAVQKHHSMDSAALVSAMNEIQKLKVQLEKVYESESIQTKHAESAHAEIRNMKIELTETLSLVEKLKSELTDCRKSEARGLELVSETRMQLEVANKTIEKLRSDATKETEVYNMLLLELEQSKGRVKSLEGLVSKLQVELVGNGCIKDPEQQNEENEEIKRVKTELNFAKLEISQLRSALDEAEVRYQEEYIKSTLQIRSAYEQVECIKSESSQKEAKLEAELTRTKANVEELRSQNEGLRESELAAELKKLEFDLKELKDNLTVKETELNTITEQNKILKREIESKTKSDEPVVVLLEASKAAERAALMKVGYLTEETDKSNRRAARLTEELESAQAANTEMEAELKRLKVQANQWRKAAEAATAMLSNNGKYSDKTIPFDIAIGSPKWENIDDDDDDDPLKKKNNMLRKIGVLWKKGQK; encoded by the exons ATGCAAACGCCGAAAGCAAG AACAAGCTCGGTGGTAGTGCCTCGGAAAAAATCTCCTATGACACCACAAACTGCTCGACAATTGAAGATACCTGGAGCCAATTCGGGTTCTGTTTCGTCACCAAATACGGCAAGTAAGGCGTCAAAAGACCGAAGTCCTAAGGTTACCGAGCGTAAAGCACTGAAAAGTCCGGTGTCTGAG AATGGACTGAGCCAAGTGACGGAACTTGAAGCACAGCTTGATCAACTCCAAGGTGATTTGAAGAAGACGAAGGATCAACTAACTGCATCTGAGTCATGGAAGAGGTTGGCCTTACAGGAGGCTGAGGCGGCGAAGAAAGAGGTATTGATAATGTCATCTAAGCTCGAAGAATCTGAACGACAATTGATGGAAATTTCTGCTTCTGAGGATGATCGAGTGGAAGAACTCCGTAAAATCTCGAAAGATCGAGATAGAGCATGGCAGTCCGAACTTGAGGCTGTCCAGAAACATCACTCTATGGATTCGGCTGCGTTGGTTTCCGCTATGAACGAAATTCAAAAGCTTAAAGTTCAGCTTGAAAAGGTCTATGAATCTGAATCTATTCAAACGAAGCATGCTGAATCCGCACATGCTGAGATTCggaatatgaaaattgaattaaccGAAACTCTTTCCTTGGTTGAAAAACTCAAGTCCGAGCTCACTGATTGCCGAAAATCTGAAGCACGGGGTCTCGAACTTGTTAGCGAAACCCGAATGCAACTCGAAGTAGCAAATAAAACAATCGAAAAGCTACGTTCCGATGCAACCAAAGAAACCGAAGTTTACAACATGTTACTATTGGAGTTGGAACAATCAAAAGGTAGAGTTAAGTCATTAGAAGGACTTGTTAGTAAGCTACAAGTAGAACTGGTTGGTAATGGCTGCATTAAGGATCCTGAACAACAGAATGAAGAAAATGAGGAGATAAAACGGGTTAAGACCGAGCTTAATTTTGCGAAACTTGAAATCAGTCAATTGAGATCGGCATTGGATGAAGCTGAAGTGAGGTACCAAGAAGAATATATCAAAAGCACATTGCAAATTAGGAGTGCTTATGAACAAGTGGAATGCATAAAATCAGAGTCGTCCCAAAAGGAAGCCAAACTCGAGGCTGAATTAACGAGAACCAAAGCCAATGTTGAAGAATTAAGATCACAAAATGAGGGTCTTCGAGAATCTGAACTTGCAGCGGAGTTGAAGAAGTTAGAGTTTgatttgaaagaattgaaagataACTTGACCGTCAAGGAAACCGAACTGAACACCATAACTGAGCAAAACAAAATTCTCAAAAGGGAAATCGAGAGCAAAACGAAGAGTGATGAACCAGTTGTTGTGTTGTTAGAAGCATCAAAGGCTGCAGAGCGAGCAGCATTGATGAAAGTCGGATATTTAACGGAAGAAACCGATAAGAGTAACCGAAGAGCAGCTCGGTTGACTGAAGAGCTCGAGTCAGCGCAAGCAGCTAACACAGAAATGGAAGCCGAGTTGAAGAGACTTAAAGTACAAGCAAATCAATGGAGAAAAGCAGCTGAAGCAGCTACTGCTATGTTGTCTAACAATGGGAAATATTCAGACAAGACAATACCTTTCGATATAGCTATCGGATCACCGAAGTGGGAAAACATCGATGACGACGATGATGACGATCCATTGAAAAAGAAGAACAATATGTTGAGAAAGATTGGTGTGTTATGGAAGAAAGGTCAAAAATAA
- the LOC121202836 gene encoding interactor of constitutive active ROPs 2, chloroplastic isoform X2, which translates to MQTPKASRTSSVVVPRKKSPMTPQTARQLKIPGANSGSVSSPNTASKASKDRSPKVTERKALKSPVSENGLSQVTELEAQLDQLQGDLKKTKDQLTASESWKRLALQEAEAAKKEVLIMSSKLEESERQLMEISASEDDRVEELRKISKDRDRAWQSELEAVQKHHSMDSAALVSAMNEIQKLKVQLEKVYESESIQTKHAESAHAEIRNMKIELTETLSLVEKLKSELTDCRKSEARGLELVSETRMQLEVANKTIEKLRSDATKETEVYNMLLLELEQSKGRVKSLEGLVSKLQVELVGNGCIKDPEQQNEENEEIKRVKTELNFAKLEISQLRSALDEAEVRYQEEYIKSTLQIRSAYEQVECIKSESSQKEAKLEAELTRTKANVEELRSQNEGLRESELAAELKKLEFDLKELKDNLTVKETELNTITEQNKILKREIESKTKSDEPVVVLLEASKAAERAALMKVGYLTEETDKSNRRAARLTEELESAQAANTEMEAELKRLKVQANQWRKAAEAATAMLSNNGKYSDKTIPFDIAIGSPKWENIDDDDDDDPLKKKNNMLRKIGVLWKKGQK; encoded by the exons ATGCAAACGCCGAAAGCAAG TAGAACAAGCTCGGTGGTAGTGCCTCGGAAAAAATCTCCTATGACACCACAAACTGCTCGACAATTGAAGATACCTGGAGCCAATTCGGGTTCTGTTTCGTCACCAAATACGGCAAGTAAGGCGTCAAAAGACCGAAGTCCTAAGGTTACCGAGCGTAAAGCACTGAAAAGTCCGGTGTCTGAG AATGGACTGAGCCAAGTGACGGAACTTGAAGCACAGCTTGATCAACTCCAAGGTGATTTGAAGAAGACGAAGGATCAACTAACTGCATCTGAGTCATGGAAGAGGTTGGCCTTACAGGAGGCTGAGGCGGCGAAGAAAGAGGTATTGATAATGTCATCTAAGCTCGAAGAATCTGAACGACAATTGATGGAAATTTCTGCTTCTGAGGATGATCGAGTGGAAGAACTCCGTAAAATCTCGAAAGATCGAGATAGAGCATGGCAGTCCGAACTTGAGGCTGTCCAGAAACATCACTCTATGGATTCGGCTGCGTTGGTTTCCGCTATGAACGAAATTCAAAAGCTTAAAGTTCAGCTTGAAAAGGTCTATGAATCTGAATCTATTCAAACGAAGCATGCTGAATCCGCACATGCTGAGATTCggaatatgaaaattgaattaaccGAAACTCTTTCCTTGGTTGAAAAACTCAAGTCCGAGCTCACTGATTGCCGAAAATCTGAAGCACGGGGTCTCGAACTTGTTAGCGAAACCCGAATGCAACTCGAAGTAGCAAATAAAACAATCGAAAAGCTACGTTCCGATGCAACCAAAGAAACCGAAGTTTACAACATGTTACTATTGGAGTTGGAACAATCAAAAGGTAGAGTTAAGTCATTAGAAGGACTTGTTAGTAAGCTACAAGTAGAACTGGTTGGTAATGGCTGCATTAAGGATCCTGAACAACAGAATGAAGAAAATGAGGAGATAAAACGGGTTAAGACCGAGCTTAATTTTGCGAAACTTGAAATCAGTCAATTGAGATCGGCATTGGATGAAGCTGAAGTGAGGTACCAAGAAGAATATATCAAAAGCACATTGCAAATTAGGAGTGCTTATGAACAAGTGGAATGCATAAAATCAGAGTCGTCCCAAAAGGAAGCCAAACTCGAGGCTGAATTAACGAGAACCAAAGCCAATGTTGAAGAATTAAGATCACAAAATGAGGGTCTTCGAGAATCTGAACTTGCAGCGGAGTTGAAGAAGTTAGAGTTTgatttgaaagaattgaaagataACTTGACCGTCAAGGAAACCGAACTGAACACCATAACTGAGCAAAACAAAATTCTCAAAAGGGAAATCGAGAGCAAAACGAAGAGTGATGAACCAGTTGTTGTGTTGTTAGAAGCATCAAAGGCTGCAGAGCGAGCAGCATTGATGAAAGTCGGATATTTAACGGAAGAAACCGATAAGAGTAACCGAAGAGCAGCTCGGTTGACTGAAGAGCTCGAGTCAGCGCAAGCAGCTAACACAGAAATGGAAGCCGAGTTGAAGAGACTTAAAGTACAAGCAAATCAATGGAGAAAAGCAGCTGAAGCAGCTACTGCTATGTTGTCTAACAATGGGAAATATTCAGACAAGACAATACCTTTCGATATAGCTATCGGATCACCGAAGTGGGAAAACATCGATGACGACGATGATGACGATCCATTGAAAAAGAAGAACAATATGTTGAGAAAGATTGGTGTGTTATGGAAGAAAGGTCAAAAATAA
- the LOC121202836 gene encoding interactor of constitutive active ROPs 2, chloroplastic isoform X1, with translation MQTPKASRTSSVVVPRKKSPMTPQTARQLKIPGANSGSVSSPNTASKASKDRSPKVTERKALKSPVSEKNGLSQVTELEAQLDQLQGDLKKTKDQLTASESWKRLALQEAEAAKKEVLIMSSKLEESERQLMEISASEDDRVEELRKISKDRDRAWQSELEAVQKHHSMDSAALVSAMNEIQKLKVQLEKVYESESIQTKHAESAHAEIRNMKIELTETLSLVEKLKSELTDCRKSEARGLELVSETRMQLEVANKTIEKLRSDATKETEVYNMLLLELEQSKGRVKSLEGLVSKLQVELVGNGCIKDPEQQNEENEEIKRVKTELNFAKLEISQLRSALDEAEVRYQEEYIKSTLQIRSAYEQVECIKSESSQKEAKLEAELTRTKANVEELRSQNEGLRESELAAELKKLEFDLKELKDNLTVKETELNTITEQNKILKREIESKTKSDEPVVVLLEASKAAERAALMKVGYLTEETDKSNRRAARLTEELESAQAANTEMEAELKRLKVQANQWRKAAEAATAMLSNNGKYSDKTIPFDIAIGSPKWENIDDDDDDDPLKKKNNMLRKIGVLWKKGQK, from the exons ATGCAAACGCCGAAAGCAAG TAGAACAAGCTCGGTGGTAGTGCCTCGGAAAAAATCTCCTATGACACCACAAACTGCTCGACAATTGAAGATACCTGGAGCCAATTCGGGTTCTGTTTCGTCACCAAATACGGCAAGTAAGGCGTCAAAAGACCGAAGTCCTAAGGTTACCGAGCGTAAAGCACTGAAAAGTCCGGTGTCTGAG AAGAATGGACTGAGCCAAGTGACGGAACTTGAAGCACAGCTTGATCAACTCCAAGGTGATTTGAAGAAGACGAAGGATCAACTAACTGCATCTGAGTCATGGAAGAGGTTGGCCTTACAGGAGGCTGAGGCGGCGAAGAAAGAGGTATTGATAATGTCATCTAAGCTCGAAGAATCTGAACGACAATTGATGGAAATTTCTGCTTCTGAGGATGATCGAGTGGAAGAACTCCGTAAAATCTCGAAAGATCGAGATAGAGCATGGCAGTCCGAACTTGAGGCTGTCCAGAAACATCACTCTATGGATTCGGCTGCGTTGGTTTCCGCTATGAACGAAATTCAAAAGCTTAAAGTTCAGCTTGAAAAGGTCTATGAATCTGAATCTATTCAAACGAAGCATGCTGAATCCGCACATGCTGAGATTCggaatatgaaaattgaattaaccGAAACTCTTTCCTTGGTTGAAAAACTCAAGTCCGAGCTCACTGATTGCCGAAAATCTGAAGCACGGGGTCTCGAACTTGTTAGCGAAACCCGAATGCAACTCGAAGTAGCAAATAAAACAATCGAAAAGCTACGTTCCGATGCAACCAAAGAAACCGAAGTTTACAACATGTTACTATTGGAGTTGGAACAATCAAAAGGTAGAGTTAAGTCATTAGAAGGACTTGTTAGTAAGCTACAAGTAGAACTGGTTGGTAATGGCTGCATTAAGGATCCTGAACAACAGAATGAAGAAAATGAGGAGATAAAACGGGTTAAGACCGAGCTTAATTTTGCGAAACTTGAAATCAGTCAATTGAGATCGGCATTGGATGAAGCTGAAGTGAGGTACCAAGAAGAATATATCAAAAGCACATTGCAAATTAGGAGTGCTTATGAACAAGTGGAATGCATAAAATCAGAGTCGTCCCAAAAGGAAGCCAAACTCGAGGCTGAATTAACGAGAACCAAAGCCAATGTTGAAGAATTAAGATCACAAAATGAGGGTCTTCGAGAATCTGAACTTGCAGCGGAGTTGAAGAAGTTAGAGTTTgatttgaaagaattgaaagataACTTGACCGTCAAGGAAACCGAACTGAACACCATAACTGAGCAAAACAAAATTCTCAAAAGGGAAATCGAGAGCAAAACGAAGAGTGATGAACCAGTTGTTGTGTTGTTAGAAGCATCAAAGGCTGCAGAGCGAGCAGCATTGATGAAAGTCGGATATTTAACGGAAGAAACCGATAAGAGTAACCGAAGAGCAGCTCGGTTGACTGAAGAGCTCGAGTCAGCGCAAGCAGCTAACACAGAAATGGAAGCCGAGTTGAAGAGACTTAAAGTACAAGCAAATCAATGGAGAAAAGCAGCTGAAGCAGCTACTGCTATGTTGTCTAACAATGGGAAATATTCAGACAAGACAATACCTTTCGATATAGCTATCGGATCACCGAAGTGGGAAAACATCGATGACGACGATGATGACGATCCATTGAAAAAGAAGAACAATATGTTGAGAAAGATTGGTGTGTTATGGAAGAAAGGTCAAAAATAA
- the LOC107905281 gene encoding 40S ribosomal protein S23: MGKTRGMGAGRKLRTHRRRQRWADKSYKKSNLGNEWKKPFAGSSHAKGIVLEKIGIEAKQPNSAIRKCARVQLIKNGKKIAAFVPNDGCLNYIEENDEVLIAGFGRKGHAVGDIPGVRFKVVKVSGVSLLALFKEKKEKPRS; this comes from the exons ATGGG GAAGACACGAGGTATGGGAGCTGGACGTAAGCTGAGGACCCACCGAAGGAGGCAAAGGTGGGCCGATAAGTCATACAAAAAATCCAACCTTGGTAATGAATGGAAGAAGCCATTTGCTGGTTCTTCTCATGCCAAAGGCATTGTCCTTGAAAAGAT AGGTATTGAAGCTAAGCAACCTAACTCTGCTATCAGAAAGTGTGCTCGAGTTCAATTGATCAAGAATGGAAAAAAGATTGCCGCATTCGTTCCAAACGACGGTTGTTTAAATTACATCGAAGAAAAT GATGAGGTGTTGATTGCCGGATTTGGACGAAAGGGTCATGCCGTCGGTGATATTCCCGGTGTTAGATTCAAGGTTGTGAAGGTGTCTGGTGTTTCATTATTGGCACTTTTCAAAGAGAAGAAGGAGAAGCCTAGATCCTAA